In Micromonospora purpureochromogenes, a single window of DNA contains:
- a CDS encoding rhodanese-like domain-containing protein has product MTTGTPAIIQATDLQHLIATGSAPRLIDVRSPGEFETAHIPGSYNVPLDLLREHRDELRAHLDEQVVLVCRSGQRAATAEAALAAAGLPNVRVLHGGITAWQAVGAPICTGRARWDLERQVRLTAGSIVLVAVLASVVFPPAKWVAAFIGAGLTFAALSNTCAMGMLLSKLPYNRGPRTDLDGVVAALAGPRP; this is encoded by the coding sequence GTGACCACCGGCACCCCGGCCATCATCCAGGCCACCGACCTGCAACACCTGATCGCCACCGGCAGCGCCCCACGCCTGATCGACGTTCGCTCCCCGGGCGAGTTCGAGACCGCGCACATCCCCGGCTCTTACAACGTGCCCCTCGACCTGCTGCGCGAACACCGCGATGAACTCCGCGCGCACCTCGACGAACAGGTCGTGCTCGTCTGCCGATCCGGGCAGCGCGCCGCCACCGCCGAAGCGGCACTCGCCGCCGCCGGCCTGCCGAACGTGCGTGTGCTGCACGGCGGCATCACCGCCTGGCAGGCCGTCGGCGCGCCGATCTGCACGGGCAGGGCCCGCTGGGATCTCGAACGCCAGGTACGCCTCACCGCCGGGTCCATCGTGCTCGTGGCCGTGTTGGCCAGCGTGGTGTTCCCCCCGGCGAAATGGGTCGCCGCGTTCATCGGCGCGGGCCTGACCTTCGCCGCTCTGTCCAACACCTGCGCGATGGGGATGCTGTTGTCCAAGCTGCCCTACAACCGCGGTCCCCGTACCGACCTTGACGGCGTCGTCGCGGCCCTGGCCGGTCCACGGCCGTGA
- a CDS encoding sulfite exporter TauE/SafE family protein, whose product MTAALGLGALIGILLGLLGGGGSILAVPALVYCTGMSLSAAVPTSLLVVGISSATALLPRLRARQIRWRIAGIVGVAGVAGAFAGAAVNRLLDSRIVLIGFAVLMVAAAIRMLRDEGEAGGDCALPGGGVNWRGCLPKSVGAGIAVGFLTGLFGVGGGFLLIPVLVLLLGLPMPAAVGTSLVIIVINSAAGFAAHVGDAALDYRIAGAFAAAAIIGSLTAGRIAARLPARHLSRAFAYLVLVIAGFVVIQAVINPPAN is encoded by the coding sequence GTGACCGCCGCCCTCGGCCTCGGCGCGCTCATCGGCATTCTGCTCGGCCTGCTCGGGGGCGGCGGGTCCATCCTCGCCGTCCCCGCCCTGGTCTACTGCACCGGCATGTCCTTGAGCGCAGCCGTGCCGACGTCGCTACTGGTCGTGGGGATCTCCTCGGCCACCGCGCTGCTGCCCCGGCTACGCGCCCGGCAGATCCGCTGGCGCATCGCTGGAATCGTCGGCGTCGCAGGGGTGGCGGGCGCGTTCGCCGGCGCCGCGGTCAACCGGCTGCTCGATTCCCGGATCGTCCTGATCGGGTTCGCCGTGCTCATGGTCGCTGCCGCGATCCGGATGCTGCGGGATGAGGGCGAAGCCGGCGGCGACTGTGCCCTGCCCGGCGGCGGCGTCAACTGGCGCGGCTGCCTGCCCAAATCTGTCGGTGCCGGCATCGCAGTCGGCTTTCTCACCGGCCTGTTCGGCGTCGGCGGCGGGTTCCTCCTCATCCCCGTCCTGGTACTCCTGCTCGGCCTGCCCATGCCCGCCGCGGTCGGCACGTCGCTGGTCATCATCGTCATCAACTCCGCCGCCGGGTTCGCTGCCCACGTCGGCGACGCCGCCCTCGACTACCGCATCGCCGGGGCATTCGCCGCCGCCGCGATCATCGGTTCCCTCACCGCCGGACGAATCGCCGCTCGGCTACCGGCTCGGCACCTCAGCCGCGCCTTTGCCTACCTCGTCCTGGTCATCGCCGGGTTCGTCGTCATCCAGGCCGTCATCAACCCACCCGCCAACTGA
- the mhpA gene encoding bifunctional 3-(3-hydroxy-phenyl)propionate/3-hydroxycinnamic acid hydroxylase MhpA, with product MRTVPVVIVGAGPTGLTAATLLAQYGVEGLILERWESIYPQPRAVALDDEVHRILARLGLRDEFAAISRPHQGLRLLDRDMRVLAEFRRDTAPGRHGYPQGSMFDQPELETILRRNLKQHGTVTFRGNAEVTALTQDAGGVRIDVTDTVTGEQESVRAAYVLGCDGANSLSRASIGAAMQGLGFTQRWLVIDVVTEADLGQWEGVHQLADPARAGTYMRVGKTRYRWEFQLTRGEAADDYRDMARLHPLISRWTGDIPVAELKVIRVAGYTFRAQVADRWRDRRVFLLGDAAHLTPPFIGQGMCAGLRDAMNLAWKLAGVLDGALTESVLDTYEIERKHHARAMIKLAKFIGTAMTAGGEFGNVIRRAVAPRLHLVPGLTDLATDSRTPPLHRSDLVVRPRLRRGLAGRLCPNAVVDGDRRFDDLAAGRFAIVTSIEPSAAQRADIERRGAVLIVAHRGSELHRWLRTGAARAAVVRPDGTVFQASRRLLPQTIDAVRRGGG from the coding sequence ATGAGGACGGTTCCCGTGGTGATCGTCGGCGCGGGGCCCACCGGGCTCACCGCCGCGACGCTGCTCGCCCAGTACGGCGTCGAGGGCCTGATCCTCGAGCGCTGGGAGTCGATCTATCCCCAGCCCCGTGCCGTCGCCCTCGACGACGAGGTCCACCGCATCCTGGCGCGGCTCGGCCTCCGGGACGAGTTCGCCGCGATCTCCCGGCCGCACCAGGGTCTGCGCCTCCTCGACCGGGACATGCGGGTGCTGGCCGAGTTCCGGCGCGACACGGCGCCGGGCCGGCACGGCTACCCCCAGGGGAGCATGTTCGACCAACCGGAACTGGAGACGATCCTCCGCCGAAATCTCAAGCAGCACGGCACCGTCACGTTCCGTGGCAACGCCGAGGTCACCGCGCTGACCCAGGACGCCGGCGGGGTGCGAATCGACGTCACCGACACTGTCACGGGAGAGCAGGAGTCCGTCCGGGCGGCGTACGTCCTGGGGTGCGACGGTGCGAACAGCCTGTCCAGGGCCTCGATCGGCGCCGCCATGCAGGGCCTGGGCTTCACGCAACGCTGGCTCGTCATCGACGTGGTGACGGAGGCCGACCTCGGCCAGTGGGAGGGCGTGCACCAGCTCGCCGACCCGGCCCGCGCCGGCACCTACATGCGGGTCGGGAAGACCCGCTACCGCTGGGAGTTTCAGCTGACGCGCGGCGAGGCCGCCGACGACTACCGCGACATGGCCCGGCTGCACCCGTTGATCTCACGGTGGACCGGGGACATCCCCGTCGCGGAGCTGAAGGTCATCCGCGTCGCCGGGTACACCTTCCGTGCGCAGGTCGCCGACCGGTGGCGCGACCGGCGGGTGTTCCTGCTCGGCGACGCCGCCCACCTCACCCCACCCTTCATCGGGCAGGGCATGTGTGCCGGGCTGCGCGACGCGATGAACCTGGCCTGGAAGCTCGCCGGCGTGCTCGACGGGGCCCTCACCGAGAGCGTGCTCGACACGTACGAGATCGAACGCAAGCACCACGCCCGGGCCATGATCAAGCTGGCGAAGTTCATCGGTACGGCAATGACGGCCGGCGGCGAGTTCGGCAATGTCATCCGTCGCGCCGTGGCGCCGCGGCTGCACCTCGTACCAGGCCTCACGGACCTGGCCACGGACAGCCGGACACCCCCGCTGCACCGCTCCGACCTCGTGGTGCGGCCACGGCTTCGCCGCGGCCTCGCGGGCAGGCTGTGCCCGAACGCGGTCGTCGACGGCGATCGGCGTTTCGACGACCTGGCCGCCGGCCGGTTCGCAATCGTGACGTCCATCGAGCCGTCCGCCGCACAACGCGCCGACATCGAACGGCGTGGAGCGGTCCTGATCGTGGCCCACCGAGGCAGCGAACTGCACCGATGGTTGCGGACGGGCGCTGCTCGCGCAGCCGTCGTCCGCCCCGACGGCACCGTTTTCCAGGCCAGCCGCCGACTGCTTCCCCAGACGATCGACGCTGTCCGCCGGGGTGGTGGATGA
- a CDS encoding ArsR/SmtB family transcription factor: protein MADELLDRTTAQTYASWFRALADPTRVQIVEYLARHARPMSVGEIVTAVGLAQSTVSQHLKILTEVRFVLVEPAGTARHYRINDACVGCFPSAADVVMGRPAPSPNGGC from the coding sequence ATGGCGGACGAGTTGCTGGATCGGACGACGGCGCAGACGTATGCGTCGTGGTTCCGGGCCCTCGCGGACCCGACCCGAGTGCAGATCGTGGAGTACCTGGCCCGCCATGCCCGGCCGATGAGCGTGGGGGAGATCGTCACGGCGGTCGGGTTGGCCCAGTCCACCGTCTCCCAGCACCTCAAGATCCTTACCGAGGTGCGGTTCGTGCTGGTGGAGCCGGCCGGAACGGCCCGCCACTACCGGATCAACGACGCGTGTGTCGGCTGCTTTCCGTCCGCCGCCGACGTCGTCATGGGCCGACCCGCCCCCAGTCCGAACGGAGGCTGCTGA
- a CDS encoding DoxX family protein — translation MTLAAGILAVLLALIFLALGTAKILALPRMRELATEAGFSVAAYRRLGVLEVAGAVGLLIGLAEPLIGALAGAGLLLLLGGALVVHLRKGDGPQKYAPALVCGLLVAGYLALHPVSAR, via the coding sequence ATGACGCTCGCTGCCGGCATCCTCGCGGTGCTGCTCGCCCTGATCTTCCTCGCCCTCGGCACGGCCAAGATCCTCGCCCTGCCGCGCATGCGTGAGCTGGCCACCGAGGCCGGTTTCTCCGTCGCCGCCTATCGCCGGCTCGGCGTGCTCGAGGTCGCCGGGGCGGTCGGACTGCTCATCGGCCTGGCCGAGCCGCTGATCGGCGCCCTCGCCGGCGCCGGGCTGCTGCTCCTGCTCGGCGGAGCCCTCGTCGTCCACCTGCGCAAGGGAGACGGCCCGCAGAAGTACGCCCCGGCCCTCGTCTGCGGACTCCTCGTCGCCGGGTACCTCGCCCTCCACCCCGTATCGGCCCGATGA
- a CDS encoding GNAT family N-acetyltransferase produces MADITVRVMVASDADRVLAIYQAGLDAGNASFETTAPTWAAFDVAKLPEHRFVAVDGDDNLLGWIAVSRTSNRAVYAGVVEHSVYVDPAAQGRGVARLLLRTLIASTEAAGIWTIQSGVFPENSASLVLHERAGFRVVGVRERVGRHHGRWRDVVLLERRSPAIT; encoded by the coding sequence ATGGCCGACATCACCGTCCGTGTCATGGTCGCCAGCGACGCCGACCGGGTCCTGGCGATCTACCAGGCGGGCCTCGACGCCGGCAACGCCAGCTTCGAGACCACCGCGCCGACCTGGGCGGCGTTCGACGTCGCGAAGCTGCCCGAGCACCGCTTCGTGGCCGTCGACGGCGACGACAACCTGCTCGGCTGGATTGCCGTTTCGCGTACCTCGAATCGGGCCGTCTACGCGGGGGTGGTCGAGCATTCCGTCTATGTGGACCCGGCCGCGCAGGGCCGGGGCGTCGCCCGGCTGCTGCTGCGGACCCTGATCGCCTCCACCGAGGCCGCCGGCATCTGGACGATCCAGTCCGGCGTCTTCCCGGAGAACAGCGCCAGCCTCGTCCTGCACGAGCGCGCCGGGTTCCGCGTCGTCGGCGTGCGTGAGCGGGTCGGACGGCACCACGGCCGCTGGCGGGACGTCGTCCTGCTGGAGCGCCGCAGCCCCGCCATCACCTGA
- a CDS encoding FAD-dependent oxidoreductase, with protein sequence MRTLDNLPVVVIGAGPVGLAAAANLHERGIAFTVLEAGDSAGAAVRQWGHVRVFSPWRYDIDPAARRLLDDAGWVAPDPEALPTGAELAADYLQPLAELPQLKPHLRYGARVEAISRLGLDRLRTAGREHTPFLIRLADGDEVLARAVIDASGTWGTPNVLGASGLPARGEATVAAFLEHALPDVLGTDRDRFAGRHTLVVGAGHSAANTLLSLAELAAGEPGTEVTWAIRTASPARTYGGGDADALPARGALGSRLRAHVDAGRIRLLTGFSVHALTPTDGRVRVLVRHADGGEESITVDRIVAATGFRPDHSIASELRLDLDPVMGATRALAPLIDPNEHSCGTVPPHGVDQLSHPEVGYYAVGMKSYGRAPTFLMATGYEQVRSVVAALAGDWDGARDVQLDLPETGVCNSNPADSATGDSCCGPAPTGEPAARGLATGITGGLLSAPLSLVTLDAAPAGGQTGGCCGS encoded by the coding sequence ATGAGGACCCTGGACAACCTTCCCGTCGTGGTCATCGGCGCCGGCCCGGTGGGGCTGGCCGCCGCCGCGAACCTGCACGAACGCGGCATCGCCTTCACCGTCCTGGAAGCCGGCGACTCCGCCGGCGCCGCCGTACGGCAATGGGGACACGTGCGGGTGTTCTCTCCATGGCGATACGACATCGACCCCGCTGCCCGCCGCCTCCTGGACGACGCCGGCTGGGTCGCTCCGGACCCCGAGGCACTGCCCACCGGCGCGGAACTCGCCGCCGACTACCTCCAGCCCCTGGCCGAACTGCCGCAGCTCAAGCCACACCTGCGCTACGGCGCGCGGGTGGAGGCGATCAGCCGTCTCGGCCTGGACCGGCTGCGCACCGCCGGCCGCGAGCACACGCCGTTCCTGATCCGCCTCGCCGACGGTGACGAGGTCCTGGCCCGAGCGGTGATCGACGCCTCCGGCACCTGGGGCACCCCCAACGTTCTGGGCGCCTCCGGCCTGCCCGCCCGCGGCGAGGCCACCGTCGCCGCGTTCCTGGAGCACGCGCTGCCGGACGTGCTCGGCACCGACCGGGACCGGTTCGCCGGCCGGCACACCCTGGTCGTGGGCGCCGGCCACTCGGCGGCGAACACCCTGCTGTCCCTGGCGGAACTGGCCGCCGGCGAGCCGGGCACGGAGGTGACCTGGGCGATCCGGACCGCCTCACCGGCGCGCACCTACGGCGGCGGAGACGCCGACGCCCTGCCGGCGCGCGGCGCGCTCGGCTCCCGACTGCGCGCGCACGTCGACGCCGGCCGGATCCGGCTGCTCACCGGCTTCTCCGTGCACGCCCTCACCCCGACCGACGGCCGGGTGAGGGTGCTCGTGCGCCACGCCGACGGCGGCGAGGAGTCGATCACGGTGGACCGCATCGTCGCGGCCACCGGCTTCCGCCCGGACCACTCGATCGCCTCCGAGCTGCGCCTGGACCTCGACCCCGTCATGGGCGCCACCCGGGCCCTCGCCCCGCTGATCGACCCCAACGAGCACTCCTGCGGCACCGTCCCCCCGCACGGCGTGGACCAGCTGTCCCACCCGGAGGTCGGCTACTACGCAGTGGGCATGAAGAGCTACGGCCGCGCGCCGACGTTCCTCATGGCCACCGGCTACGAGCAGGTCCGCTCGGTCGTCGCCGCTCTCGCCGGCGACTGGGACGGCGCCCGTGACGTCCAGCTCGACCTGCCCGAAACCGGCGTCTGCAACAGCAACCCTGCCGACTCCGCGACCGGCGACAGCTGCTGCGGGCCGGCCCCGACCGGCGAGCCGGCAGCGCGCGGGCTCGCCACCGGCATCACCGGTGGCCTGCTGTCCGCGCCGCTGAGCCTGGTCACCCTCGACGCCGCCCCCGCGGGCGGCCAGACCGGTGGCTGCTGCGGCAGCTGA
- a CDS encoding formylglycine-generating enzyme family protein, translating to MWSEEIVAGRPAWRHIMSGVVFREVPRGTFGMGLSDAELDAVRAIERSGGAEDTLAPFFAGAGDAQPVREVRVEPFLIARHPLTVTQVRHWLPEYEDDYADTDSGTARLEDDLDDLLEALPFRLPSEAEWEYAARAGTTTLTFRGDGKPDEDQILDDFGDEQRTAAGENAFGLAAMGSANEVCADVWIPGFAGAPADARPRTGDGPRTVRGGAADLYPWQGCDEWLLLLSATRYAHTQFTAVRPVAALPPR from the coding sequence ATGTGGAGCGAGGAGATCGTCGCCGGGCGTCCGGCATGGCGGCACATTATGTCGGGCGTGGTGTTCCGGGAGGTGCCGCGCGGCACGTTCGGAATGGGCCTGTCCGACGCCGAGCTGGACGCGGTACGCGCCATCGAGCGCAGCGGAGGAGCCGAGGACACTCTCGCGCCCTTCTTCGCCGGCGCCGGGGATGCCCAGCCGGTCCGCGAGGTGCGGGTCGAACCGTTCCTGATCGCCCGGCACCCGCTGACGGTCACGCAGGTCCGGCACTGGCTGCCCGAATACGAGGACGACTACGCCGACACGGACTCCGGCACGGCCCGGCTCGAGGACGACCTGGATGATCTGCTCGAGGCCCTGCCGTTCCGGCTGCCCAGCGAGGCCGAGTGGGAGTACGCGGCCCGGGCCGGCACCACCACGCTGACCTTCCGCGGCGACGGGAAACCCGACGAGGACCAGATCCTCGACGACTTCGGTGATGAGCAGCGGACGGCGGCCGGGGAGAACGCGTTCGGGCTGGCGGCGATGGGCTCGGCGAATGAGGTCTGCGCCGACGTGTGGATTCCCGGTTTCGCGGGCGCGCCGGCGGACGCCCGGCCACGCACCGGCGACGGGCCCCGGACCGTACGCGGCGGCGCCGCCGACCTCTACCCGTGGCAGGGCTGCGACGAGTGGCTACTGCTGCTCTCCGCCACCCGGTACGCGCACACCCAGTTCACCGCGGTCCGCCCGGTCGCAGCACTGCCACCCCGCTAG
- a CDS encoding MBL fold metallo-hydrolase, protein MMTGIEVEVVETSSLGDRSYLAHDGQVAVVVDPQRDIDRVLALAGRLGVRITHVAETHLHNDYVSGGLALARLTGATYLVAGADTVGFDRLPVADGDEVTVSDTMRIGVVATPGHTFHHLSYVLYGPDGPQGVFTGGSLLFGTTGRTDLLGKQHAHTLAEHQHDSVRRLADLLPDGAHVWPTHGFGSFCSATQSDAPDSTIGREREVNPALRLEADAFIAETLAGLDAYPAYYAHMGARNTDGADLIDLTPARRADAAELAERIAAGEWVVDLRSRKAFAHRHLTGTLSFGLDGPMSTWLGWMAPWGTPITLLGESEQQVADAQRELARIGIDRPAAAATGHPDDWAAGDDTRLAKLTTATFHDLAAARDGAVPHGLPAPEALLDVRMTNEWRTGHIEGAAHIPLPDLPHRLADVPAGTVWVHCGSGYRAAAATSLLQRAGRTVVHVDDAYANAADAGLTIITSKENA, encoded by the coding sequence ATGATGACTGGCATCGAGGTGGAGGTCGTGGAGACCTCGTCGCTGGGTGACCGCAGTTACCTGGCCCACGACGGGCAGGTCGCGGTCGTGGTGGACCCGCAGCGCGACATCGACCGGGTGCTGGCCCTCGCGGGCCGGCTCGGGGTGCGGATCACGCATGTGGCCGAGACGCACCTGCACAACGACTACGTCTCCGGCGGCCTGGCGCTGGCCCGGCTGACCGGCGCGACGTACCTGGTGGCCGGCGCAGACACGGTCGGTTTCGACCGGCTGCCGGTCGCCGACGGCGACGAGGTCACCGTGTCCGACACGATGCGGATCGGTGTGGTCGCCACCCCCGGGCACACGTTCCACCACCTGTCCTACGTCCTGTACGGGCCGGACGGGCCGCAGGGGGTGTTCACCGGTGGGTCGCTGCTGTTCGGCACCACCGGGCGTACCGACCTGCTCGGCAAGCAGCACGCTCACACCTTGGCCGAGCATCAGCACGACTCGGTGCGCCGGCTCGCCGACCTGCTGCCCGACGGCGCTCACGTCTGGCCGACGCACGGGTTCGGCAGTTTCTGCTCCGCCACCCAGTCCGACGCCCCGGACTCCACGATCGGCCGTGAGCGGGAGGTGAACCCGGCGCTGCGCCTGGAAGCCGACGCGTTCATCGCCGAGACCCTCGCCGGGCTGGACGCCTATCCGGCGTACTACGCGCACATGGGTGCCCGCAACACCGACGGCGCCGACCTGATCGACCTGACTCCGGCCCGCCGCGCCGACGCCGCGGAACTCGCCGAGCGTATCGCCGCCGGCGAGTGGGTGGTCGACCTGCGCTCGCGGAAGGCGTTCGCGCACCGGCACCTGACCGGCACGTTGAGCTTCGGCCTGGACGGGCCGATGTCGACCTGGCTCGGTTGGATGGCCCCATGGGGGACGCCCATCACCCTGCTCGGCGAGAGCGAGCAGCAGGTCGCCGACGCCCAACGCGAACTCGCCCGCATCGGCATCGACCGGCCGGCCGCCGCGGCCACCGGCCACCCCGACGACTGGGCCGCCGGCGACGACACCCGCCTGGCCAAGCTCACCACCGCCACGTTCCACGACCTGGCCGCCGCCCGCGACGGAGCCGTCCCGCACGGCCTGCCCGCACCCGAGGCGCTGCTCGACGTCCGAATGACCAACGAGTGGCGCACCGGGCACATCGAGGGCGCCGCGCACATCCCGCTGCCCGACCTGCCGCACCGCCTCGCCGACGTGCCCGCCGGCACGGTGTGGGTGCACTGCGGCTCCGGCTACCGCGCCGCCGCGGCGACCAGCCTGCTGCAACGTGCCGGGCGCACCGTGGTGCACGTCGACGACGCCTACGCCAACGCCGCCGACGCGGGCCTGACCATCATCACCAGCAAGGAGAACGCGTGA
- a CDS encoding ArsR/SmtB family transcription factor, translating to MSKQTTPLTLVDLTADTPCCPPLAERRVPAETAALLAPAFKALGDPVRLRLMSMIASAEGGEACVCDLTPTFDLTGPTISHHLKTLREAGLVDAERRGTWVYYRARPAILRQLAALLTVEPAAAR from the coding sequence ATGTCGAAGCAAACGACGCCGCTCACCCTCGTCGACCTGACCGCCGACACCCCCTGCTGCCCTCCCCTGGCGGAGCGGCGCGTACCGGCCGAGACCGCCGCGCTGCTCGCGCCCGCGTTCAAAGCCCTCGGCGACCCGGTACGGCTACGGCTGATGTCGATGATCGCCTCCGCCGAGGGCGGTGAGGCCTGCGTTTGCGACCTCACCCCCACCTTCGATCTCACCGGTCCGACGATCTCGCATCACCTGAAGACGCTGCGCGAAGCAGGGCTGGTCGACGCCGAGCGCCGGGGCACCTGGGTGTACTACCGGGCCCGGCCGGCCATCCTGCGCCAACTCGCCGCGCTGCTCACCGTCGAACCGGCAGCCGCCCGGTAA
- a CDS encoding MFS transporter, translating to MPTTTTVPADPAVGGHQAHGWRIVAALAITCTVGYGTLYYAYAVLLRPMAVALGASTTAVTGALTASVLAGAVMAVPVGRWLDHHGGRALMTAGSVTATALLVAWSQVHSIAQLYAVMIGIGITGAMVLYEPAFAVVVSWFTPDRRATALLAVTIVAGFASTIFMPLTGLLAEHLGWRGALLVLAVIHGVVTVPLHALTIRRRPSSATTALAGPTPPDPAQRRAIAKAAMRDPRFWILAGTFIAQGAATSTMTVHLVGYLTSRGHPATFAATATGLLGVLSVTGRLILTGARRRLPIPTIVAAVFATQAGAVLAMPLLAGTRTGAVITVVGFGLGFGITSLATPALLADRYGATAYATIAGRLAAPVTIAKATAPLAAAILLHTAGGYTPLLTAVAISCALAAVGMTTRGKIPAPHLRR from the coding sequence ATGCCCACCACCACGACGGTGCCCGCCGACCCCGCGGTCGGCGGGCACCAGGCCCACGGCTGGCGGATCGTCGCCGCCCTCGCCATCACCTGCACCGTCGGCTACGGCACCCTCTACTACGCCTACGCCGTCCTGCTGCGCCCGATGGCCGTCGCCCTCGGCGCCTCCACCACCGCCGTGACCGGCGCGCTGACCGCCTCGGTCCTTGCTGGCGCGGTCATGGCCGTCCCGGTGGGACGGTGGCTCGACCACCACGGCGGACGCGCGCTGATGACCGCCGGTTCGGTCACCGCCACCGCCCTGCTCGTGGCCTGGTCGCAGGTTCACTCCATCGCTCAGCTCTACGCCGTCATGATCGGCATCGGGATCACCGGCGCGATGGTGCTCTACGAGCCCGCCTTCGCCGTCGTCGTCTCCTGGTTCACCCCGGACCGACGCGCCACGGCCCTGTTGGCTGTCACGATCGTGGCCGGGTTTGCCAGCACCATCTTCATGCCGCTGACCGGCCTGCTGGCCGAACACCTCGGCTGGCGCGGTGCGCTGCTCGTCCTCGCCGTCATCCACGGCGTGGTCACCGTGCCCCTGCACGCGCTCACCATCCGCCGGCGCCCGTCGTCGGCGACGACGGCCCTTGCCGGGCCGACACCACCGGATCCCGCCCAGCGGCGGGCGATTGCCAAGGCCGCGATGCGGGATCCCAGGTTCTGGATCCTGGCCGGTACCTTCATCGCCCAGGGTGCGGCGACCAGCACCATGACCGTTCACCTCGTCGGCTACCTGACCAGCCGCGGCCACCCCGCCACCTTCGCCGCCACCGCCACCGGCCTGCTCGGCGTCCTGTCGGTCACCGGCAGGCTCATCCTCACCGGCGCCCGCCGGCGTCTACCCATCCCCACCATCGTGGCCGCCGTCTTCGCCACCCAGGCCGGCGCTGTCCTCGCGATGCCGCTGCTCGCCGGCACCCGCACCGGCGCCGTCATCACCGTCGTCGGCTTCGGACTCGGCTTCGGCATCACCAGCCTCGCCACCCCAGCTCTGCTCGCCGACCGTTACGGCGCCACCGCCTACGCCACCATCGCCGGACGACTCGCCGCCCCGGTCACCATCGCCAAAGCCACCGCACCCCTCGCGGCGGCGATCCTCCTGCACACCGCCGGCGGATACACACCGCTGCTCACCGCCGTCGCCATCAGCTGCGCACTCGCCGCCGTCGGCATGACCACCCGAGGGAAGATCCCTGCGCCGCACCTGAGGCGGTAA
- a CDS encoding metal-sensitive transcriptional regulator produces the protein MDAKVLSDALTRLKRANGQLGAVIAMIENGDDCERVLTQLAAVSRALDKAGFKIISTGMRQCQQARERGEQPPMTEEQLEKLFMALS, from the coding sequence ATGGACGCCAAGGTGCTGTCGGACGCGTTGACGCGGTTGAAGCGCGCGAACGGACAGTTGGGCGCGGTGATCGCCATGATCGAGAACGGTGACGACTGCGAGCGGGTGTTGACCCAGCTCGCGGCCGTGTCGCGCGCCCTGGACAAGGCTGGGTTCAAAATCATCTCGACCGGGATGCGGCAATGCCAGCAGGCGCGCGAGCGCGGCGAGCAGCCGCCGATGACCGAGGAGCAGCTGGAGAAGCTGTTCATGGCTTTGTCCTGA